The window TCGCATCCATCGGCCACCACGGCGCGAGTCTTTAAATGCCCCAGCGATCGTACTCCCACCAAAATCGGAGCACGAAACTATCAGAGAGTCCGCAGCGTTTCTCTGAATTCCCGGGTTGGAACCAAAGTAGGCGAGAGTTTGACCGGACTTATGGGATTTGAAAAGCAAACGGACCTGGATCGTATTCGACATCTGCGTCCCGACCATTTCGTTTTTGCAGATGAGCATGCTGATACAATCGGGCCCCCAGGGTTCTATTTGAATTTTAATATCGGAAAACAAAGTTTCCCCAGTCTGCCCTCCAGCCGGCATGGCGGTAGCGGCACACTGAGTTTCATGGACGGCCGTGCGGAATTGCATCGGTGGCTGGAGCCCAGCACCCGGCCGCCGGAAACCGGTGTTCTCCGAATGGGATCTGGAAATGTCTATCCCAGCCGGGATTCTCTCTGGATGCTCGAGCGCTATTCCAAAGGTACGGCCGCCTTTGGAGATCCGTGAAAGGACAGGGCACCAAGGGACAGGTCATCTGTGCTGGCTCGCTGACTCCGTCCCTGGCGGATTTCACCCAGTCGTGT of the Verrucomicrobiia bacterium genome contains:
- a CDS encoding prepilin-type N-terminal cleavage/methylation domain-containing protein gives rise to the protein MNAGSNTRAKASAFTLIELMVVIAIIAILAGLLLPALAQGRRRAEGVVCLSNLRQITLGWSQYALDNQDWFLPNDPWGGLPPWRSWCPTLMNYGQRDGTNVWFLVGDHPYSLGRYLGSHPSATTARVFKCPSDRTPTKIGARNYQRVRSVSLNSRVGTKVGESLTGLMGFEKQTDLDRIRHLRPDHFVFADEHADTIGPPGFYLNFNIGKQSFPSLPSSRHGGSGTLSFMDGRAELHRWLEPSTRPPETGVLRMGSGNVYPSRDSLWMLERYSKGTAAFGDP